In one Gossypium hirsutum isolate 1008001.06 chromosome D09, Gossypium_hirsutum_v2.1, whole genome shotgun sequence genomic region, the following are encoded:
- the LOC107908701 gene encoding zinc finger A20 and AN1 domain-containing stress-associated protein 6 isoform X3: MAEEHRCQTPEGHRLCVNNCGFFGSPATMNLCSKCYRDFRLKEQQGATSIKSSLSSSPSSSSVVVESVSQVPLFTLPEFIGESSVPSVEVALVAEQRPQQQQPIRCMVCRKRVGLTGFRCKCEITFCGSHRYPENHGCTFDFKKVGREEIARANPVVKAEKLEKI; encoded by the coding sequence CACCGTCTTTGCGTTAACAACTGCGGCTTTTTCGGAAGTCCGGCGACAATGAATCTTTGCTCTAAATGTTATAGAGATTTCCGTCTTAAGGAACAACAGGGAGCTACTTCCATCAAATCATCTCTTTCTTCCTCTCCTTCGTCTTCATCAGTCGTTGTCGAATCCGTTTCTCAGGTTCCGCTGTTCACTCTGCCTGAATTCATTGGAGAATCGTCAGTTCCTTCGGTGGAGGTTGCCCTGGTGGCTGAGCAACGGCCGCAACAGCAACAACCGATTCGATGCATGGTTTGCAGGAAACGGGTCGGGTTGACCGGGTTCAGATGCAAATGCGAGATTACATTTTGCGGGTCCCATAGGTATCCAGAGAATCACGGGTGTACGTTCGATTTCAAGAAGGTTGGGAGAGAGGAGATTGCACGCGCTAATCCTGTGGTCAAAGCAGAGAAGCTGGAGAAGATTTGA